One Odocoileus virginianus isolate 20LAN1187 ecotype Illinois chromosome 6, Ovbor_1.2, whole genome shotgun sequence DNA segment encodes these proteins:
- the LOC110133389 gene encoding olfactory receptor 4N5, protein MERENSTVVTEFILAGLTQSQNIQLLVFALVLIFYLIILPGNFLIILTITSDPGLTAPLYFFLGNLAFLDASYSFIVAPRMLVDFLSEKKVISYRGCITQLFFLHFLGGGEMLLLIVMAFDRYIAICRPLHYSTVMNPRTCYALLLAQWLGGFVHSIIQVALILCLPFCGPNQLDNFFCDVPQVIKLACTDTFLVELLMVFNSGLLTLLCFLGLLASYAVILCHVSGSASEGKSKALSTCTTHVIIILLMFGPAIFIYTRPFTALSADKVVSFFHTVIFPLMNPVIYTLRNQEVKASMRRMLSQQMVC, encoded by the coding sequence ATGGAGAGAGAGAACAGTACTGTGGTAACTGAATTCATCCTTGCTGGTCTGACCCAGTCTCAAAATATTCAGCTCCTGGTGTTTGCGCTAGTCTTAATTTTCTACCTCATCATCCTCCCTGGAAATTTCCTCATCATCCTCACCATCACGTCAGACCCTGGCCTCACGGCCCCCCTCTACTTCTTCCTGGGCAACCTGGCCTTCCTGGATGCATCCTACTCCTTCATTGTGGCTCCCAGGATGCTGGTGGACTTCCTCTCTGAGAAGAAGGTGATCTCCTATAGAGGCTGCATCACTCAGCTCTTTTTCTTGCACTTCCTTGGAGGAGGGGAGATGCTACTCCTTATTGTGATGGCCTTTGACCGCTACATCGCCATCTGTCGTCCTTTACACTATTCAACTGTCATGAACCCTAGAACCTGCTACGCCTTGTTATTGGCTCAGTGGCTTGGAGGCTTTGTTCATTCCATTATCCAAGTGGCCCTGATCCTCTGCTTGCCCTTCTGTGGTCCAAACCAACTGGACAACTTCTTTTGCGACGTGCCGCAGGTCATCAAACTGGCCTGCACTGACACCTTTTTGGTGGAGCTCCTGATGGTCTTCAACAGTGGCCTGCTCACCCTGCTGTGCTTTCTGGGGCTTCTGGCCTCCTATGCAGTCATCCTCTGCCATGTAAGTGGGTCTGCTTCTGAAGGGAAGAGCAAGGCGCTATCCACATGCACCACTCATGTCATTATTATACTTCTCATGTTTGGGCCTGCCATCTTCATCTACACTCGTCCCTTCACAGCCTTATCAGCAGACAAGGTGGTTTCCTTTTTCCACACAGTGATCTTTCCTTTGATGAATCCTGTGATTTATACCCTTCGCAACCAGGAAGTGAAAGCTTCCATGAGGAGGATGTTGAGTCAACAAATGGTTTGTTGA
- the LOC110133420 gene encoding olfactory receptor 4N2 has translation MENNSTVVKEFILAGLTQSQNIQLLVFALVLIFYLIILPGNFLIILTIRSDPGLTAPLYFFLGNLAFLDASYSFIVAPRMLVDFLSEKKVISYRGCITQLFFLHFLGGGEGLLLVVMAFDRYIAICHPLHYSIVMNPRTCYALLLALWFGGFVHSIIQVALILRLPFCGPNRLDNFFCDVPQVIKLACTDTFVVELLMVFNSGLMTLLCFLGLLASYAVILCRVHGSSSEGKSKAVSTCTTHIIVIFLMFGPGIFIYTRPFRAFPADKVVSLFHTVIFPLLNPVIYTLRNQEVKASVKRLFSQHLA, from the coding sequence ATGGAGAATAACAGCACTGTGGTGAAAGAATTCATCCTTGCTGGTCTGACCCAGTCTCAAAATATTCAGCTCCTGGTGTTTGCGCTAGTCTTAATTTTCTACCTCATCATCCTCCCTGGAAATTTTCTCATCATTCTCACCATCAGGTCAGACCCTGGCCTCACGGCCCCCCTCTACTTCTTTCTGGGCAACCTGGCCTTCCTGGATGCATCCTACTCCTTCATTGTGGCTCCCAGGATGCTGGTGGACTTCCTCTCTGAGAAGAAGGTGATCTCCTATAGAGGCTGCATCACTCAGCTCTTTTTCTTGCACTTccttggaggaggggagggcttaCTCCTTGTCGTGATGGCCTTTGACCGCTACATCGCCATCTGTCATCCTTTACACTATTCAATTGTCATGAACCCTAGAACCTGCTACGCCTTGTTATTGGCTCTGTGGTTTGGAGGCTTTGTTCATTCCATTATCCAAGTGGCCCTGATCCTCCGCTTGCCCTTCTGTGGTCCAAACCGACTGGACAACTTCTTCTGCGATGTGCCGCAGGTCATCAAGCTGGCCTGCACTGACACCTTTGTGGTGGAGCTCCTGATGGTCTTCAACAGTGGCCTGATGACCCTGCTGTGCTTTCTGGGGCTTCTGGCCTCCTATGCAGTCATCCTCTGCCGGGTGCATGGTTCCTCCTCTGAGGGGAAGAGCAAGGCCGTGTCCACATGCACCACCCACATCATCGTTATATTTCTCATGTTCGGGCCTGGCATCTTTATCTACACCCGCCCCTTCAGAGCCTTCCCAGCTGACAAGGTGGTTTCTCTCTTCCACACAGTGATCTTTCCTCTGTTGAACCCTGTGATTTATACTCTTCGCAACCAGGAAGTAAAAGCATCTGTGAAAAGGCTGTTTAGTCAGCACTTAGCCTGA
- the LOC110133428 gene encoding olfactory receptor 4K2-like produces MEGFNHSRVSEFVLLGLTDSPQLQIFLFVMFSVFYLMTMLGNCLILLTVLSTPHLHSPMYYLLSNLSLIDMCLSSFATPKMIMDFFAQHKTISFEGCISQIFFLHLFTGTEIVLLISMSFDRYIAICKPLHYSSIMSQRVCVGLVATSWTVGFLHTMSQLAFTLYLPFCGPNVVDSFFCDLPLVIQLACIDIYVLGIFMISTSGVIALVSFLLLLTSYITVLVTIKDHSSTGSSKAFSTCTAHFIVVLMFFGPCIFIYVWPFTDFLVDKVLSVFYTIFTPFLNPLVYTLRNQEVKTAVKKKLSNQYLNLGKTTPIYSVQ; encoded by the coding sequence ATGGAGGGATTCAACCATTCCAGAGTGTCTGAATTTGTGTTACTTGGACTTACTGATTCTCCTCAGCTCCAGATTTTCCTTTTTgtgatgttttctgttttctacttAATGACCATGTTGGGCAATTGCCTGATTTTGCTCACAGTACTGTCCACCCCACACCTTCACTCCCCCATGTACTACCTGCTCAGCAACCTGTCTCTCATTGACATGTGTCTGTCTTCCTTTGCCACTCCGAAGATGATCATGGACTTCTTTGCTCAACACAAGACCATCTCCTTTGAAGGATGCATTTCTCAGATCTTCTTTCTGCACCTCTTCACTGGGACTGAAATTGTGCTGCTAATCTCCATGTCTTTTGACAGGTACATTGCCATATGCAAACCTCTCCATTATTCATCAATTATGAGCCAAAGAGTATGTGTTGGGCTTGTGGCAACTTCTTGGACAGTGGGCTTCTTGCATACAATGAGCCAGTTAGCTTTTACCCTCTATTTACCCTTTTGTGGTCCCAATGTTGTAGACAGTTTCTTCTGTGACCTTCCTTTGGTCATCCAGCTGGCATGTATAGACATATATGTTCTTGGAATCTTCATGATTTCAACCAGTGGTGTGATTGCCCTTGTAAGTTTCCTGCTTTTGCTCACTTCCTACATTACTGTTCTGGTCACTATCAAGGACCACTCCTCCACTGGATCATCTAAGGCTTTTTCTACCTGCACTGCACACTTCATAGTTGTGTTGATGTTCTTTGGGCCCTGCATATTTATCTATGTGTGGCCTTTCACAGACTTCCTGGTGGACAAAGTTCTCTCTGTTTTCTACACCATCTTTACTCCCTTTCTGAATCCACTTGTCTATACTCTGAGAAACCAGGAAGTGAAAACAGCTGTGAAGAAGAAACTAAGTAACCAATATTTAAATCTTGGGAAAACTACTCCAATATACTCCGTACAATGA
- the LOC110126639 gene encoding olfactory receptor 4K3 has product MAWNNQSVITEFILQGLSSSWELQMVYFLFFSVVYAATVLGNLLIVLTIVSEPRLHAPMYLLLGNLSFIDMSLASFATPKMIADFFREPKVISFEGCITQIFFLHLLGGAEIVLLIAMSFDRYVAICKPLRYLTIMNRRMCLGLVTLSWVVGIFHTMSQLAFTMNLPFCGPNEVDSFFCDLPLVIKLACVDTYILGVFMISTSGMIALVCFILLVISYSVILITVRQRSSGGSSKALSTCSAHFTVVTLFFGPCIFIYVWPFTNFPIDKVLSVFYTIFTPLLNPVIYTLRNKDVKNSMRKLSSSVFTSSNTDHTP; this is encoded by the coding sequence ATGGCCTGGAATAATCAGTCAGTCATAACTGAATTCATACTACAAGGTCTTTCCAGTTCCTGGGAACTCCAGATGGTCTATTTCCTGTTCTTCTCTGTAGTCTATGCAGCCACTGTGCTGGGGAACCTCCTCATCGTGCTCACCATTGTGTCAGAGCCACGCCTGCACGCCCCCATGTACCTTCTGCTGGGCAACCTCTCCTTCATTGACATGTCTCTGGCCTCATTTGCCACTCCCAAAATGATTGCAGATTTCTTCAGGGAGCCCAAAGTCATCTCTTTTGAAGGCTGCATCACCCAGATATTCTTCCTGCATCTCTTAGGGGGTGCTGAAATTGTGCTGCTGATAGCCATGTCTTTTGATAGGTATGTGGCTATCTGTAAGCCTTTACGCTATTTAACCATCATGAACCGGAGAATGTGCCTTGGGCTTGTGACACTCTCCTGGGTTGTCGGCATCTTCCATACTATGAGTCAGCTAGCATTTACTATGAATCTGCCCTTTTGTGGGCCCAATGAAGTGGACAGTTTCTTTTGTGATCTTCCCTTAGTGATTAAACTTGCCTGCGTTGACACATACATCCTCGGAGTGTTCATGATCTCAACCAGCGGCATGATTGCCCTAGTGTGCTTCATTCTCTTGGTGATTTCCTACTCTGTCATCCTGATCACTGTTAGGCAACGTTCTTCTGGTGGGTCCTCCAAAGCTCTCTCCACCTGCAGTGCCCACTTCACTGTTGTGACCCTTTTCTTTGGCCCATGCATTTTCATTTACGTGTGGCCTTTCACAAATTTCCCAATAGACAAAGTTCTCTCAGTATTTTATACCATTTTCACTCCCCTCTTAAATCCAGTCATCTATACCCTTAGAAATAAGGATGTCAAGAATTCCATGAGAAAACTTAGCAGCAGTGTCTTTACGTCTAGCAATACTGATCATACCCCTTGA